The nucleotide sequence GATGATCTTGGCGCACACCGTAATGAGCAAGGGCGTCGCCTTTATGGAAAATGATCACAAATGGCACGGACAGGCGCTGCCCATGGATGAGTGCCGCAAGGCCCTGGCGCTGTTGGGCCTGCCCGATGACCTCGATGCCTGTGCCGCACGTCGTAAAACGCAGAATCCGGCCGTCGCTTTGGCCAAGCGTCCGCATCCGACCACACGACTGCTGCCCGGCGTCCCGCGCACCTATAGCGCAACCGACAAGACCGATAATCGCAGCGGCTGGGGATCTGCTTTAGAGGATCTGGCGGCGGCCAATAAGGACGGCGTCCCGTTGGCGGTGTTCGATTGCGATCTGGCCTCTTCGGTGAAAACCACCGCATTCGCCAAGAATTATCCCCAACAATTTTTTCAGGGCGGCATTCAGGAGCACAACACGGCGGCGATCGCCGGCGCTTGCTCCGCAGAAGGCGTGCCTTCGTTTTTTGCTGATTTCGGTGTGTTCGGAGTGGCAGAGACCTTTAACCAACACCGGCTGAACGACATCAACGGCGCTAATTACAAAGTGGTTTGCACCCACGTTGGATTGGATGTGGGCGAGGACGGCAAAACCCATCAGAGCATCGACTACCTCGGCGCGTTTTTAAATTTCTACGGGTTCAAGATCCTGGTGCCGGCAGATCCTAATCAGACCGATCGCGTCACCCGGTATGCGGCCGCTACGCCGGGCAATTTTATCCTGGCCATGGGCCGCTCCAAAATGGGCATGGTGCTGAACGAAGAGGGCAAACCCTTTTATGCGGACGGCTATACTTTCGAGTACGGCAAAGCGGACGTGATCCGTAAGGGCGGAGCGGCTGCCATCATCACCATGGGCGCCATGACCGGCCGCGCGGTGATCGCTCATGACAAACTCAAAGCGCAGGGCGTGGCGGTGATGGTGGTGAGCATGTGCTGTCCGGCGGACCCGGATGTGGAGGCGATCAAAAAAGCGGCCGCCACCGGGTTGATCGTCACTCTGGAGGATCACAACGTTCGCACCGGGCTCGGCAGCGTGGTGGCCTCGGTGTTGGCGGAAAACGGGATCGGCTGCAGATTGATCAAGCTGGGCATTCGGCGCTACGGCAGCTCCGGCGTGCCGGATGAATTATACGTAAGCCAGGGCATGGACCCTGATCATGTGGTGCAGGTGATTCTAAAAGAGAAAAAGTAAAATCGAGCCCGGGCTTAACACCCGGGCTTTTTGTTACTGCGCTGCATCTGTTGGCCGGTTATTATTTGAATGTGATCAACGAGGCGTCATACTCGGCGGGTTTTTCATAGCCCAGCAGGTTCAGCAACGTCGCTGCGATGTTGGACAGCCCTGCTTTATCGAGCGACGCCATCTCGTATTCCCCCTGATACTGCGGATCAAAGATGACGAACGGCACCGGATTCAAGGTATGCGAGGTCTTGACCGATTTGACACCTTTTTTAACTGTAAACATTTCGTCGGCGTTGCCGTGGTCCGCGGTGATCACCGCGAGTCCATTGAGTTTTTGCACCTCTTCCAGCAGGCGTCCCACACAACGGTCCACGGTTTCCACTGCTGTGATGGTGGCCTGCAACACGCCGGTGTGGCCCACCATGTCGCCGTTGGCGAAATTGACCCGGCCCCAGCGATAGCGGCCGGTGCGCAGCAGAGTGACGGCCTTGTCGGCAATTTCGTTCGCTTTCATGGCCGGCGCTTGGTCGAACTGAATCTTGTCGGAAGGAATTTCGCAGTATTTCTCCAGCTTTTCATTGATATAGCCGGAGCGGTTGCCGTTCCAAAAGTAAGTCACGTGGCCGAATTTCTGCGTCTCTGACAGGGCAAACGAGGGCACGCCGGCTTCGCAAAGATATTCGGACACCGTCCGGTCGATCTCCGGCGGTGAGACTAAAAAATTTGCGGGAATGTGCAGGTCGCCGTCATACTCCATCATGCCGGCATAGAGCACCTCAAGCGTGCGGCCGCGGTCAAACTCCTTGAACTCTTTTTCTGTAAAGGCGCGCGAAATTTCGATGGCGCGGTCACCGCGGAAATTGAAATTGATCACTGCGTCGCCGTCCTCAATCGGGCCGACCGGCTTTCCTGCGTCATCGACGATGACGAACGCCGGTAAATACTGGTCGGTGATTTTCGCGTCCTCATCATAATAGGTCTGCACCGCCTGGGCGGCGCTGGTGAATGGTCGGGCGTCGCCATGCACATGGGCTTTCCACCCCCGCTCCACCACGCTCCAGTCGGCGTTATAACGATCCATGGTGGTGACCATGCGGCCGCCGCCGGAAGCGATGCGATAGTCCACGCCTTTGGTTGTGTTCAATCCGGCCAGGAACGACTCGGTCTGCTCAAGATAGGTCAAGGCGGTTTTTTCGCCCACGTCGCGGCCGTCGAGCAGAGGATGCAGACGAAGGCGGCGCACGCCGCGGTCCGCGCAGTTCTGGATCAGAGCAAACAGCTGTTTGATGTGTGAATGCACGTTGCCGTCCGACAGCAGGCCGATGAAATGCACGGTCGGCCGTTGGGTCAACTCGTTCCAGAGCGGAGTGGAAAAGATCTTTTTACTTTCGATCGCCGAATCCACCAGTTTGGCGCCCTGAGAAAAGACCCGGCCGGCGCCGATGGCGTTGTGGCCCACCTCACTGTTGCCCATATCCTCATCTGAGGGCAATCCCACAGCTGTTCCATGGGCGCGCAGCTGCGTCTTGAGCGGACTGGCTAAAAGCCGGTCTAAAACCGGCGTGTCAGCCAGATAAACAGCGTTGCTGTCGTCGTTTTTACCAATGCCGATGCCATCCATGATAATCAACAGCAGGGGGCCTTTACGGCCGTGGAAGGCGGAGAGTTTGTTTAACGTGAGAGCCATATTTTTTCCCTTTATCCTTAGCGTCCTTAAAACAACAATGTAATCA is from bacterium and encodes:
- a CDS encoding 2,3-bisphosphoglycerate-independent phosphoglycerate mutase codes for the protein MALTLNKLSAFHGRKGPLLLIIMDGIGIGKNDDSNAVYLADTPVLDRLLASPLKTQLRAHGTAVGLPSDEDMGNSEVGHNAIGAGRVFSQGAKLVDSAIESKKIFSTPLWNELTQRPTVHFIGLLSDGNVHSHIKQLFALIQNCADRGVRRLRLHPLLDGRDVGEKTALTYLEQTESFLAGLNTTKGVDYRIASGGGRMVTTMDRYNADWSVVERGWKAHVHGDARPFTSAAQAVQTYYDEDAKITDQYLPAFVIVDDAGKPVGPIEDGDAVINFNFRGDRAIEISRAFTEKEFKEFDRGRTLEVLYAGMMEYDGDLHIPANFLVSPPEIDRTVSEYLCEAGVPSFALSETQKFGHVTYFWNGNRSGYINEKLEKYCEIPSDKIQFDQAPAMKANEIADKAVTLLRTGRYRWGRVNFANGDMVGHTGVLQATITAVETVDRCVGRLLEEVQKLNGLAVITADHGNADEMFTVKKGVKSVKTSHTLNPVPFVIFDPQYQGEYEMASLDKAGLSNIAATLLNLLGYEKPAEYDASLITFK
- a CDS encoding transketolase, which produces MFAKGFSADKLTAEQIAELTRLATLCRGDILKMTTLAACGHPGGSMSSIDLYLTVWTHCRLDPSDPFHPDRDRIVISHGHTSPGAFAALGRLGFFAIDDAVAHFRQTGSPFEGHVEREVPGIEWGTGNLGQGLSALLGFGVACRLQKRDVQLYCFMGDGEQQKGQISEARRFAVKYGFHNLTAFIDYNRLQISGQIEKVMPQNIRAEWEASGWKVLEIDGHDYQAIYQAVRQAHQTAAPVMILAHTVMSKGVAFMENDHKWHGQALPMDECRKALALLGLPDDLDACAARRKTQNPAVALAKRPHPTTRLLPGVPRTYSATDKTDNRSGWGSALEDLAAANKDGVPLAVFDCDLASSVKTTAFAKNYPQQFFQGGIQEHNTAAIAGACSAEGVPSFFADFGVFGVAETFNQHRLNDINGANYKVVCTHVGLDVGEDGKTHQSIDYLGAFLNFYGFKILVPADPNQTDRVTRYAAATPGNFILAMGRSKMGMVLNEEGKPFYADGYTFEYGKADVIRKGGAAAIITMGAMTGRAVIAHDKLKAQGVAVMVVSMCCPADPDVEAIKKAAATGLIVTLEDHNVRTGLGSVVASVLAENGIGCRLIKLGIRRYGSSGVPDELYVSQGMDPDHVVQVILKEKK